A genomic window from Oryctolagus cuniculus chromosome 12, mOryCun1.1, whole genome shotgun sequence includes:
- the PARP2 gene encoding poly [ADP-ribose] polymerase 2 isoform X1 produces the protein MTLDLHGGAAAAGGFQPRRSRIFICSLSFLASVAVNETKKVNNGNSVTEDSPPAKKTRRCQKLEMKKEPSAEKKADKEGTEDKQGESVKALLIKGKAPVDPECTAKVGKAHVYSEGNEVYDVMLNQTNLQFNNNKYYLIQLLEDDAQRNFSVWMRWGRVGKMGQHSLVACSGDLSKAKEIFQKKFFDKTKNNWEDREKFEKVPGKYDMLQMDYAANTQGEDETKKEEALKSSLKPESRLDIRVQELIQLICNVQAMEETMIEMKYDTKKAPLGKLTVAQIKAGYQSLKKIEDCIRAGQHGRVLLEACNEFYTRIPHDFGLRTPPLIRTEKELSDKVQLLETLGDIEIAIKLVKTELQSPEHPLDQHYRNLHCSLHPLDHESHEFKVISQYLQSTHAPTHNDYTMTLLDVFEVEKEGEKEAFREDLHNRMLLWHGSRLSNWVGILSHGLRIAPPEAPITGYMFGKGIYFADMSSKSANYCFASRLKNIGLLLLSEVALGHCNELLEANPKAEGLLQGKHSTKGLGKMAPNPTSSITLNGSTVPLGPASDTGILNPEGYTLNYNEFIVYNPNQVRMRYLLKVQFNFLQLW, from the exons ATGACGTTAGATCTCCAtggcggcgcggcggcggcgggcggcttCCAGCCGCGGCGCTCGAG gaTCTTTATTTGTTCACTCTCGTTCTTAGCTTCTGTAGCAGTAAATGAAACCAAGAAAGTTAATAATGGCAATTCAGTCACCGAAGACTCTCCCCCTGCCAAGAAAACTCGAAGATGCCagaaactagagatgaaaaaggaaccTTCGGCTGAAAAAAAGGCTGATAAGGAGGGGACAGAAGACAAGCAAGGTG AATCTGTGAAGGCCTTGCTGATAAAGGGCAAAGCTCCTGTGGACCCGGAGTGCACAGCCAAAGTGGGAAAG GCTCACGTGTATAGTGAAGGAAATGAGGTCTATGATGTCATGCTGAATCAG ACCAATCTCCAATTCAACAACAACAAGTACTATCTGATTCAGCTATTAGAAGATGATGCCCAGAGGAACTTCAGTGTTTGGATGAGATGGGGCCGAG TTGGGAAAATGGGGCAACACAGCTTGGTGGCTTGTTCAGGTGACCTCAGCAAGGCCAAGGAAATCTTTCAGAAGAA ATTCTTtgacaaaaccaaaaataattgGGAGGACCGCGAAAAGTTTGAGAAGGTACCTGGAAAATATGATATGCTACAGATGGACTATGCCGCCAATACTCAG GGTGAagatgaaacaaaaaaagaggaggCTCTTAAATCTTCTTTGAAACCAGAGTCACGGCTGGATATTCGGGTGCAGGAGCTGATCCAGCTAATCTGTAACGTCCAGGCCATGGAAGAGACGATGATAGAAATGAAGTATGATACCAAGAAAGCCCCCCTTG GGAAACTGACAGTGGCACAAATCAAGGCAGGTTACCAGTCTCTTAAGAAGATTGAGGATTGTATTCGGGCTGGCCAGCATGGGCGAGTTCTCTTGGAAGCTTGCAATGAATTCTATACCAGGATCCCACATGACTTTGG ACTCCGTACCCCTCCATTAATCCGGACAGAGAAAGAATTATCAGATAAAGTACAGCTACTGGAG ACTTTGGGAGACATTGAAATTGCCATTAAACTGGTGAAGACAGAGCTACAAAGCCCAGAACACCCATTGGACCAACACTATAGAAACCTACACTGTTCCTTGCACCCTCTAGACCATGAAAGTCATGAGTTCAAA GTGATTTCTCAGTACCTACAGTCTACCCATGCTCCTACACACAATGACTATACCATGACCTTGCTGGATGTTTTTGAAGTAGAGAAGGAGGGTGAGAAAGAAGCCTTCAGAGAGGACCTTCATAACAG GATGCTGCTGTGGCATGGATCCAGGCTGAGTAACTGGGTAGGAATCCTGAGCCATGGGCTTCGAATTGCCCCTCCTGAAGCTCCCATCACAGGTTACATG TTTGGAAAAGGAATCTACTTTGCTGACATGTCTTCCAAAAGTGCCAATTACTGCTTTGCCTCTCGCCTAAAGAATATAGGACTGCTGCTCTTATCAGAG GTAGCTCTCGGGCACTGTAATGAATTACTAGAGGCCAATCCTAAAGCAGAAGGATTACTTCAGGGCAAACACAGCACCAAGGGACTAGGCAAGATGGCTCCCAATCCCACCTCCTCCATCACCCT GAATGGGAGTACAGTGCCATTAGGACCAGCAAGTGACACAGGAATTCTGAATCCAGAGGGTTATACTCTCAACTACAATGAGTTTATTGTCTATAATCCCAACCAGGTCCGTATGCGGTACCTTCTAAAGGTTCAGTTTAATTTCCTACAGCTCTGGTGA
- the PARP2 gene encoding poly [ADP-ribose] polymerase 2 isoform X4 translates to MAARRRRAASSRGARASVAVNETKKVNNGNSVTEDSPPAKKTRRCQKLEMKKEPSAEKKADKEGTEDKQESVKALLIKGKAPVDPECTAKVGKAHVYSEGNEVYDVMLNQTNLQFNNNKYYLIQLLEDDAQRNFSVWMRWGRVGKMGQHSLVACSGDLSKAKEIFQKKFFDKTKNNWEDREKFEKVPGKYDMLQMDYAANTQGEDETKKEEALKSSLKPESRLDIRVQELIQLICNVQAMEETMIEMKYDTKKAPLGKLTVAQIKAGYQSLKKIEDCIRAGQHGRVLLEACNEFYTRIPHDFGLRTPPLIRTEKELSDKVQLLETLGDIEIAIKLVKTELQSPEHPLDQHYRNLHCSLHPLDHESHEFKVISQYLQSTHAPTHNDYTMTLLDVFEVEKEGEKEAFREDLHNRMLLWHGSRLSNWVGILSHGLRIAPPEAPITGYMFGKGIYFADMSSKSANYCFASRLKNIGLLLLSEVALGHCNELLEANPKAEGLLQGKHSTKGLGKMAPNPTSSITLNGSTVPLGPASDTGILNPEGYTLNYNEFIVYNPNQVRMRYLLKVQFNFLQLW, encoded by the exons AtggcggcgcggcggcggcgggcggcttCCAGCCGCGGCGCTCGAG CTTCTGTAGCAGTAAATGAAACCAAGAAAGTTAATAATGGCAATTCAGTCACCGAAGACTCTCCCCCTGCCAAGAAAACTCGAAGATGCCagaaactagagatgaaaaaggaaccTTCGGCTGAAAAAAAGGCTGATAAGGAGGGGACAGAAGACAAGCAAG AATCTGTGAAGGCCTTGCTGATAAAGGGCAAAGCTCCTGTGGACCCGGAGTGCACAGCCAAAGTGGGAAAG GCTCACGTGTATAGTGAAGGAAATGAGGTCTATGATGTCATGCTGAATCAG ACCAATCTCCAATTCAACAACAACAAGTACTATCTGATTCAGCTATTAGAAGATGATGCCCAGAGGAACTTCAGTGTTTGGATGAGATGGGGCCGAG TTGGGAAAATGGGGCAACACAGCTTGGTGGCTTGTTCAGGTGACCTCAGCAAGGCCAAGGAAATCTTTCAGAAGAA ATTCTTtgacaaaaccaaaaataattgGGAGGACCGCGAAAAGTTTGAGAAGGTACCTGGAAAATATGATATGCTACAGATGGACTATGCCGCCAATACTCAG GGTGAagatgaaacaaaaaaagaggaggCTCTTAAATCTTCTTTGAAACCAGAGTCACGGCTGGATATTCGGGTGCAGGAGCTGATCCAGCTAATCTGTAACGTCCAGGCCATGGAAGAGACGATGATAGAAATGAAGTATGATACCAAGAAAGCCCCCCTTG GGAAACTGACAGTGGCACAAATCAAGGCAGGTTACCAGTCTCTTAAGAAGATTGAGGATTGTATTCGGGCTGGCCAGCATGGGCGAGTTCTCTTGGAAGCTTGCAATGAATTCTATACCAGGATCCCACATGACTTTGG ACTCCGTACCCCTCCATTAATCCGGACAGAGAAAGAATTATCAGATAAAGTACAGCTACTGGAG ACTTTGGGAGACATTGAAATTGCCATTAAACTGGTGAAGACAGAGCTACAAAGCCCAGAACACCCATTGGACCAACACTATAGAAACCTACACTGTTCCTTGCACCCTCTAGACCATGAAAGTCATGAGTTCAAA GTGATTTCTCAGTACCTACAGTCTACCCATGCTCCTACACACAATGACTATACCATGACCTTGCTGGATGTTTTTGAAGTAGAGAAGGAGGGTGAGAAAGAAGCCTTCAGAGAGGACCTTCATAACAG GATGCTGCTGTGGCATGGATCCAGGCTGAGTAACTGGGTAGGAATCCTGAGCCATGGGCTTCGAATTGCCCCTCCTGAAGCTCCCATCACAGGTTACATG TTTGGAAAAGGAATCTACTTTGCTGACATGTCTTCCAAAAGTGCCAATTACTGCTTTGCCTCTCGCCTAAAGAATATAGGACTGCTGCTCTTATCAGAG GTAGCTCTCGGGCACTGTAATGAATTACTAGAGGCCAATCCTAAAGCAGAAGGATTACTTCAGGGCAAACACAGCACCAAGGGACTAGGCAAGATGGCTCCCAATCCCACCTCCTCCATCACCCT GAATGGGAGTACAGTGCCATTAGGACCAGCAAGTGACACAGGAATTCTGAATCCAGAGGGTTATACTCTCAACTACAATGAGTTTATTGTCTATAATCCCAACCAGGTCCGTATGCGGTACCTTCTAAAGGTTCAGTTTAATTTCCTACAGCTCTGGTGA
- the PARP2 gene encoding poly [ADP-ribose] polymerase 2 isoform X2: MTLDLHGGAAAAGGFQPRRSRIFICSLSFLASVAVNETKKVNNGNSVTEDSPPAKKTRRCQKLEMKKEPSAEKKADKEGTEDKQESVKALLIKGKAPVDPECTAKVGKAHVYSEGNEVYDVMLNQTNLQFNNNKYYLIQLLEDDAQRNFSVWMRWGRVGKMGQHSLVACSGDLSKAKEIFQKKFFDKTKNNWEDREKFEKVPGKYDMLQMDYAANTQGEDETKKEEALKSSLKPESRLDIRVQELIQLICNVQAMEETMIEMKYDTKKAPLGKLTVAQIKAGYQSLKKIEDCIRAGQHGRVLLEACNEFYTRIPHDFGLRTPPLIRTEKELSDKVQLLETLGDIEIAIKLVKTELQSPEHPLDQHYRNLHCSLHPLDHESHEFKVISQYLQSTHAPTHNDYTMTLLDVFEVEKEGEKEAFREDLHNRMLLWHGSRLSNWVGILSHGLRIAPPEAPITGYMFGKGIYFADMSSKSANYCFASRLKNIGLLLLSEVALGHCNELLEANPKAEGLLQGKHSTKGLGKMAPNPTSSITLNGSTVPLGPASDTGILNPEGYTLNYNEFIVYNPNQVRMRYLLKVQFNFLQLW; this comes from the exons ATGACGTTAGATCTCCAtggcggcgcggcggcggcgggcggcttCCAGCCGCGGCGCTCGAG gaTCTTTATTTGTTCACTCTCGTTCTTAGCTTCTGTAGCAGTAAATGAAACCAAGAAAGTTAATAATGGCAATTCAGTCACCGAAGACTCTCCCCCTGCCAAGAAAACTCGAAGATGCCagaaactagagatgaaaaaggaaccTTCGGCTGAAAAAAAGGCTGATAAGGAGGGGACAGAAGACAAGCAAG AATCTGTGAAGGCCTTGCTGATAAAGGGCAAAGCTCCTGTGGACCCGGAGTGCACAGCCAAAGTGGGAAAG GCTCACGTGTATAGTGAAGGAAATGAGGTCTATGATGTCATGCTGAATCAG ACCAATCTCCAATTCAACAACAACAAGTACTATCTGATTCAGCTATTAGAAGATGATGCCCAGAGGAACTTCAGTGTTTGGATGAGATGGGGCCGAG TTGGGAAAATGGGGCAACACAGCTTGGTGGCTTGTTCAGGTGACCTCAGCAAGGCCAAGGAAATCTTTCAGAAGAA ATTCTTtgacaaaaccaaaaataattgGGAGGACCGCGAAAAGTTTGAGAAGGTACCTGGAAAATATGATATGCTACAGATGGACTATGCCGCCAATACTCAG GGTGAagatgaaacaaaaaaagaggaggCTCTTAAATCTTCTTTGAAACCAGAGTCACGGCTGGATATTCGGGTGCAGGAGCTGATCCAGCTAATCTGTAACGTCCAGGCCATGGAAGAGACGATGATAGAAATGAAGTATGATACCAAGAAAGCCCCCCTTG GGAAACTGACAGTGGCACAAATCAAGGCAGGTTACCAGTCTCTTAAGAAGATTGAGGATTGTATTCGGGCTGGCCAGCATGGGCGAGTTCTCTTGGAAGCTTGCAATGAATTCTATACCAGGATCCCACATGACTTTGG ACTCCGTACCCCTCCATTAATCCGGACAGAGAAAGAATTATCAGATAAAGTACAGCTACTGGAG ACTTTGGGAGACATTGAAATTGCCATTAAACTGGTGAAGACAGAGCTACAAAGCCCAGAACACCCATTGGACCAACACTATAGAAACCTACACTGTTCCTTGCACCCTCTAGACCATGAAAGTCATGAGTTCAAA GTGATTTCTCAGTACCTACAGTCTACCCATGCTCCTACACACAATGACTATACCATGACCTTGCTGGATGTTTTTGAAGTAGAGAAGGAGGGTGAGAAAGAAGCCTTCAGAGAGGACCTTCATAACAG GATGCTGCTGTGGCATGGATCCAGGCTGAGTAACTGGGTAGGAATCCTGAGCCATGGGCTTCGAATTGCCCCTCCTGAAGCTCCCATCACAGGTTACATG TTTGGAAAAGGAATCTACTTTGCTGACATGTCTTCCAAAAGTGCCAATTACTGCTTTGCCTCTCGCCTAAAGAATATAGGACTGCTGCTCTTATCAGAG GTAGCTCTCGGGCACTGTAATGAATTACTAGAGGCCAATCCTAAAGCAGAAGGATTACTTCAGGGCAAACACAGCACCAAGGGACTAGGCAAGATGGCTCCCAATCCCACCTCCTCCATCACCCT GAATGGGAGTACAGTGCCATTAGGACCAGCAAGTGACACAGGAATTCTGAATCCAGAGGGTTATACTCTCAACTACAATGAGTTTATTGTCTATAATCCCAACCAGGTCCGTATGCGGTACCTTCTAAAGGTTCAGTTTAATTTCCTACAGCTCTGGTGA
- the PARP2 gene encoding poly [ADP-ribose] polymerase 2 isoform X3 — translation MAARRRRAASSRGARASVAVNETKKVNNGNSVTEDSPPAKKTRRCQKLEMKKEPSAEKKADKEGTEDKQGESVKALLIKGKAPVDPECTAKVGKAHVYSEGNEVYDVMLNQTNLQFNNNKYYLIQLLEDDAQRNFSVWMRWGRVGKMGQHSLVACSGDLSKAKEIFQKKFFDKTKNNWEDREKFEKVPGKYDMLQMDYAANTQGEDETKKEEALKSSLKPESRLDIRVQELIQLICNVQAMEETMIEMKYDTKKAPLGKLTVAQIKAGYQSLKKIEDCIRAGQHGRVLLEACNEFYTRIPHDFGLRTPPLIRTEKELSDKVQLLETLGDIEIAIKLVKTELQSPEHPLDQHYRNLHCSLHPLDHESHEFKVISQYLQSTHAPTHNDYTMTLLDVFEVEKEGEKEAFREDLHNRMLLWHGSRLSNWVGILSHGLRIAPPEAPITGYMFGKGIYFADMSSKSANYCFASRLKNIGLLLLSEVALGHCNELLEANPKAEGLLQGKHSTKGLGKMAPNPTSSITLNGSTVPLGPASDTGILNPEGYTLNYNEFIVYNPNQVRMRYLLKVQFNFLQLW, via the exons AtggcggcgcggcggcggcgggcggcttCCAGCCGCGGCGCTCGAG CTTCTGTAGCAGTAAATGAAACCAAGAAAGTTAATAATGGCAATTCAGTCACCGAAGACTCTCCCCCTGCCAAGAAAACTCGAAGATGCCagaaactagagatgaaaaaggaaccTTCGGCTGAAAAAAAGGCTGATAAGGAGGGGACAGAAGACAAGCAAGGTG AATCTGTGAAGGCCTTGCTGATAAAGGGCAAAGCTCCTGTGGACCCGGAGTGCACAGCCAAAGTGGGAAAG GCTCACGTGTATAGTGAAGGAAATGAGGTCTATGATGTCATGCTGAATCAG ACCAATCTCCAATTCAACAACAACAAGTACTATCTGATTCAGCTATTAGAAGATGATGCCCAGAGGAACTTCAGTGTTTGGATGAGATGGGGCCGAG TTGGGAAAATGGGGCAACACAGCTTGGTGGCTTGTTCAGGTGACCTCAGCAAGGCCAAGGAAATCTTTCAGAAGAA ATTCTTtgacaaaaccaaaaataattgGGAGGACCGCGAAAAGTTTGAGAAGGTACCTGGAAAATATGATATGCTACAGATGGACTATGCCGCCAATACTCAG GGTGAagatgaaacaaaaaaagaggaggCTCTTAAATCTTCTTTGAAACCAGAGTCACGGCTGGATATTCGGGTGCAGGAGCTGATCCAGCTAATCTGTAACGTCCAGGCCATGGAAGAGACGATGATAGAAATGAAGTATGATACCAAGAAAGCCCCCCTTG GGAAACTGACAGTGGCACAAATCAAGGCAGGTTACCAGTCTCTTAAGAAGATTGAGGATTGTATTCGGGCTGGCCAGCATGGGCGAGTTCTCTTGGAAGCTTGCAATGAATTCTATACCAGGATCCCACATGACTTTGG ACTCCGTACCCCTCCATTAATCCGGACAGAGAAAGAATTATCAGATAAAGTACAGCTACTGGAG ACTTTGGGAGACATTGAAATTGCCATTAAACTGGTGAAGACAGAGCTACAAAGCCCAGAACACCCATTGGACCAACACTATAGAAACCTACACTGTTCCTTGCACCCTCTAGACCATGAAAGTCATGAGTTCAAA GTGATTTCTCAGTACCTACAGTCTACCCATGCTCCTACACACAATGACTATACCATGACCTTGCTGGATGTTTTTGAAGTAGAGAAGGAGGGTGAGAAAGAAGCCTTCAGAGAGGACCTTCATAACAG GATGCTGCTGTGGCATGGATCCAGGCTGAGTAACTGGGTAGGAATCCTGAGCCATGGGCTTCGAATTGCCCCTCCTGAAGCTCCCATCACAGGTTACATG TTTGGAAAAGGAATCTACTTTGCTGACATGTCTTCCAAAAGTGCCAATTACTGCTTTGCCTCTCGCCTAAAGAATATAGGACTGCTGCTCTTATCAGAG GTAGCTCTCGGGCACTGTAATGAATTACTAGAGGCCAATCCTAAAGCAGAAGGATTACTTCAGGGCAAACACAGCACCAAGGGACTAGGCAAGATGGCTCCCAATCCCACCTCCTCCATCACCCT GAATGGGAGTACAGTGCCATTAGGACCAGCAAGTGACACAGGAATTCTGAATCCAGAGGGTTATACTCTCAACTACAATGAGTTTATTGTCTATAATCCCAACCAGGTCCGTATGCGGTACCTTCTAAAGGTTCAGTTTAATTTCCTACAGCTCTGGTGA